Below is a genomic region from Actinomadura sp. NAK00032.
CCGGACGAGGCCGTCAAGGTCGTGGGGGAGGCCCTGCAGGGTTCTCTCGTCGACCTCATCGACCTGTCCCTGGTGGCCAAGCAGGCGCACTGGAACCTGACCGGGCGCAACTTCAAGGTCGTCCACGAGCACCTGGACGAGGTGGTCGCGCTCGCGCGCACCGGCCAGGACGACGTGGCCGAGCGCGCCGTGGCGATCGGGGTGAACCCCGACGGCCGCGCCCGCACGGTCGCCGACCGCACGAAGCTCCCCCAGCTGGAGGCCGGGTACCTGGACGACGACAAGGTCGTCGCCGCGGTCACCGACACGCTGGCGCAGATCATCGGGCGGTTCCGGGAGCGCATCGCCGCGACCGACGAGCCCGATCAGGTGACCCAGGACCTGCTCATCGGCATCACCGCCGAACTCGAGAAGCAGCACTGGATGTTCCAGGCCCAGACCTGACAGACCTGGCAGACCGGACGGACCTGACGAACGGCGACCGGTCCGGCGTCGCGCCGCCGCGATCCCGGCGCGGACCGGACCCGGCCGGCCCCGGCCCCGGCGCCCGCCCTCCCGGCGGGCGCCGGGGCTTTTCGTGTCCAGGTCAGCTGTCGCCGTGCAGGTGCTCCAGGACGGTCTCGGCGAACTCGGTGGCGAGGGGGCTGAGGGCGTCCCAGTGCCGCGCGGCCCAGCCTGCCGTGAGCGGCGGCAGGTCGGGGATGGGCAGCAGCCTGACCTCGCCCTGCCCCCGGCCCCAGCCGGGGAGGGCGGGCAGGATCGCCTGGCCCAGCCCGAGTTCGGCGAGCAGCAGCGCGGTGTCCCAGTCGGCGACGCTCGTGGTGGACGCCAGCCGGACGCCGTGCCGTTCGAGGTGCATCTCCAGATGGACGCGCGACGTGGAGTGCGCGGGCAGTTCGATGTACCGGATCCCCGCCAGGTCGTCCAGCGCGATCGACGCCCGCTCCGCCAGCGGGTCGCCCGTGTGGACGGCGAGCATCCACGGCAGCTCGCAGGAGGCGCGCTGCTCGACGCCCTCCAGCGCGGGGCCGATCGTCACCCAGGCCAGGTCCGCCGTGTGCGAGCGGACGGCCTCCAGGCAGCGGCGGCTGGATCCCGCCGTCTCGAACTGCAGGGCCGCCTCGGGGTGCCGCGCGCGGAACGCCGCCACCCCCGCGGCCATGAAGTGCCGGACGGTCGTGGCGCCCGTCGCGATCCGGACGGTGCCGCCGACGCCCCGGCGCAGGTCGTCGAGGTGGCGCAGCGCGGCGTCCAGCCCGGCCAGGCCGTCCGTCGCCGCCCGGTGCAGGACGCGCCCGGCCCGCGTCGGCACCACGCCGCGCGGGCGCCGCTCCAGCAGGACGAGCCCGGTCTCCCGCTCCAGCCGCTTCACGTGCTGGCTGACGGCCGACTGGCTGCACGACAGGTCGCGCGCCACCGCGCTGAGGTTGCCCGCCGCGCAGACGGCGGTGAACACGCGGAGGT
It encodes:
- a CDS encoding Dps family protein, yielding MARVKSPLPDEAVKVVGEALQGSLVDLIDLSLVAKQAHWNLTGRNFKVVHEHLDEVVALARTGQDDVAERAVAIGVNPDGRARTVADRTKLPQLEAGYLDDDKVVAAVTDTLAQIIGRFRERIAATDEPDQVTQDLLIGITAELEKQHWMFQAQT
- a CDS encoding LysR family transcriptional regulator, whose product is MTLDDLRVFTAVCAAGNLSAVARDLSCSQSAVSQHVKRLERETGLVLLERRPRGVVPTRAGRVLHRAATDGLAGLDAALRHLDDLRRGVGGTVRIATGATTVRHFMAAGVAAFRARHPEAALQFETAGSSRRCLEAVRSHTADLAWVTIGPALEGVEQRASCELPWMLAVHTGDPLAERASIALDDLAGIRYIELPAHSTSRVHLEMHLERHGVRLASTTSVADWDTALLLAELGLGQAILPALPGWGRGQGEVRLLPIPDLPPLTAGWAARHWDALSPLATEFAETVLEHLHGDS